A stretch of DNA from Acropora palmata chromosome 12, jaAcrPala1.3, whole genome shotgun sequence:
TTCCTTCAGAGTAGCTTTAATACAATAATTACGTTGCAAACTGCCAATGACCACACAGATCTTTCAGCTGTGTAGCGTCTGTCAGGCGATTGGAGAGGGGTAGTAGCTTTTTTATTAGGATGTATCAGGGCTttcaataataacattattattggTGGCATCTCAGGAATTAGCAATGAGGTCAGATATCAGGTTTCCAAAAGCCGGTGAACACAAATTTACTTCTGGCTGAGAGAAAATAATGACAGCCAGAAATGCATCTGTGTTTAATAGCAGTCTATTGAAAGTCTGCCCATGTAATTGCAACGTTTCCTTAGGACAAAAACTTCACTCCACAGGGATACTGTAAGTGGGAACTGTTGACATACTGCTGGGGCCTGGGTGGGGTGGGACGGGGAACCTCCAAAGGAGCCTTCCCATTGTTTTGCTGACTATTAACAATTTGGCAAGTCTGCAATTCACGTGATGGTGCAGACATTGACACATGATGCTAATGATATAAACTTCTTCACCTCAGTTCTCTATTAACAAGTCGATTAAGCTagaaaatagggagcttaagcacgcaacgtttttgagccagggacagcaaccggaagtgaacactTCACgcgccaggacagtggtctctctcAGATTCTCAAACAGGTGGTAtctactagtgaaaagagacttaacaacattaatgtggtagtgtgaagagaAGTTGAATACGAAAACAGCGCACTTCCGGTTGCTGTcggtggctcaaaaacgttgcatgcttaagctccctaataaccTGTCTTCCAGGTGGACTGTCGCAAGCGAATTGTAGAAGAGGCAGAAGGCCACCGATGGGCTAACAGTCATggcttttcttattttgaaaCTTCTGCACAAACTGGCGAAGGGATAAATGACATGTTTCAAGTGAGTGTTAATAGCGATTTATGATTTAAATGCATCTTATCCATTCATTGAGTGTAATGAATGCATCATAATTATCTGTTGATTGGTTAATAGTTCATAAAGCATCATATAATGTTGATTGAATTGCcagtaattataataatgttAATGCATCATATCTGTTGATTGAGTCTAATGATTGATATAAATTCATCTTATGTGTTGATTGAGTATAATTTATGCATCATATCAGTTgatttaatataatttatttagcCAAATTGATGTCGTGGGGTaatagaccgtattcataaatggcggctgttttaattatccttttgtccttgtgcaaattagcctaccaagcctcaccctagagcaagaattcttttcaatttaacacatgacaatgaggcttggtaggctaatttgcacaaggacaaaagaataatgaattggcagccatttatgaatagcgtctataCCCAGGCTGGACCAAGATATCTCCTGGATTGTACTTATTAAAATTACTGCATCCTGACTAAGTGTCATGAAGTGTGCCCTCATCTTTCAACTTGATAATTAGCTGTGGCCAGAGCTACAGACAGCAAAAATCAAAGCAAGTCTCCTCCTAATTCTACCTCTCTTGGAGACAAAACTGgtgtttattttccttttatttacctttttttaGACTGGGATGGGATTGctgattttgtctttttgcgAAGTTTAAATTATTGTGAGGACACATTATAAAAGTTATTGTTTGCATTTCTCTAAGCAAATGTCATGGTTAAGCTTTAGATGTTGTTTCCTTAATAGATTACTTCGATTCCCCATAGATTAATCAGATTGTGTTAtcttctatttttatttcattaactagatttatttatttcatttttttaatctttttgtCTACTCTATTAGTTGTGTGTGTGTTACAGCCCAGAACATGCAAGCAGTAATTTATTGAAACTACTCAGCTCGTTTACTTTATATAACTAttctgaataataattttttggcCAGATGAAATTGATTTATTCTGTTGTGTAAGACATTTTCTAATTTGGTAAATAAATGGATAGTTGTTATAGAAACGGCATGCATAAAGCTGATTTTGCTCTGATTTCGACAGAGCGgaatttttctgttgtttgaGACAACGTATACAAAAGAACGATttcgactttttttttctctgtctctctctctttccCGGCCTCTTGAAGACCTTATTCAAATCTGTGCTGACAGCAATCGAAAACGGAGGCAAACCTGCGAGGATAAACGCCTCCACTTCTGTGGGATACTCCAAGGAGCAAGCAGAGGTCATCCAGCGACTGAAAACGGCCAAGGATAACTACGAGAGGCTGGGGCTACCGTCTGGAGCTACCAAGTAAGAGCTAAAGCTCACAAAGTGATTTTGTAAATCCTTACTGCTGGAACGAATAATTTCGCAACCTTGAAGTCTTTCCAATGGTTAAATCGCCACTAAAAATGCTGTATTTGTCAACGCTGGGTAAAACTGGGGCAGTTCTGTACCTCTTTTAGACCTTGATTTTTAGTGGTCCCTAttatatgaaaacaaaaattttggttttatcaaacgagttgataaaggttgaattaccaccgtgaaagatttagaaagctgacgtttcgagcgttagcccttcgtcagagctctgaaacgccagctttctaaatctttcacggtggtaattcaacctttatcaactcgtttgataaaagcaaaatttttgttttgatcctTTCCACCGACGCAgctccacagtttctttagaaactagaaattcacaTATTACATGAACTttcaataggccactttcaaaaataccataatactctttgtttgtccccccaaattttgcataagcattgtttttgttttctcttgggaccattgtaagtcccaagagaaactggaaacaatgcctatgcaaaatttggggggacagaaaaaagagtattatggtattttccgaagtggcctattattacgcccgggggggggggggggggactcctatatggaacagacggggatgctcgtcggaaattttgaatttaacccctaaaggagaccaatctgggcgtggcttaagcaaattttgacccctaaaagagaccgcttaaaaaagaaaaaaaaaaagaaaaaaaaaagaaaatttgacttctgtttctctttgcttaattctttgtttcttcgcggaaccctaagcaagaccttggcggcttaaaatatcgGCGCTTTGCCCGGggcaccctaagcgagaccaaaatccaaaatttacacccctaagcgagacgacgagcatccccgtctgtttcatatataagtcccccccccccccccccgggttGTACGGGTACTGTTTGCGTCGTGTCATCTTTTAATTCgttctccaatcacagaccgTGTCTGAAACTTAAGATGCAGGATGACGAACTCTTTTTGTGGTGAGCTGGCTGCAATCATCCTCAAATAAGAGCCGAACAAGTCACTGTTATCCCAGACGTTTCGCTTATTCTACCGGTTCtaagaattgttttcatttctacAACGCGAAAGCTGTTGAAGCTTGATAAACTTATGGTGGCGAAGTAACCGTCAACCGCCTATGTTAGAGCTCAATTTGCCATTTCGCTTTCTGAAGTTCCCACAAGGGTCAATTCGCAACCAAGAATTCTTTGTGCACCAATGGGGCGAAAGCTCTCAAAATGTGATGCAATATATGGTATCGAATTGGTTGGTGGGATGAGTGAAGGAATTGGACCAACCTTTACTTGGATTCTGATCAGTGTGATCCAAGTCaagattgaaaaataaatacgttttcttcttttgtttgttttttatttttttgataaCTTTTCTTCCCCACAGGGACGACATCAATCGCGCCTATCGTAAGTTAGCAGTTCTGATACATCCAGATAAAAGTCTTGCCCCTGGATCAGAAGATGCCTTCAAAGCTCTGGTCAACGCGAGAGCAGCACTTTTACAAAGTCACAGATGATATTAAAAGTATATATTACAAACTAAGAAAGTGAATGACATTACTACTGATGACGTCTTGGTTATGACGTATTGCCGGATGAACCTGCGTAATGTGCCAACGTCATCGCGGTGTTGTCACCGCAGTTGTATCGCATTTGAACGTGGACTTTCAAGATTATGCAATCAAGGTAATCGTAGGGTGCTTTGGTCATTGCAGTGGCGCCGTTCAACGAATACTTGATCGAGTATGTAGTCGATGCAAACTTACGCAGGCGAAATATATTTCAATTCAACGTTGCGTGTCCTCCTCAGTCCATCGAAATGTATCCTTCAGGTTCCAACCGTTCCCTAACACTAGGCTGATTAGGGAGCTTAGGcgaggacgacggcaacgacgactcctgaaaacaatgatctgattggttaaatgaggaaaaataatcgtgctgcacgtgcggcacgcacttaagcaaaattctttgacgtagtctgctaaatgacaacgtgaaatttccacattTAAGGGTTTAATGACGATGTGAACACACAACTTTAAATCTTTCATCCTCTTTATTTACTTCAACCGCGCTTCAatcagtccatttgcagccgGTTCGGTCGACAACAAAGGGCACGAATAagtaatcgcaaaatagtcaccatgtCCCAAATGTTTtcccgttgccgtcgttgctgctcaGCAGTTGAACACCCtatttagcaacaggacgggaaCGTTAAATGACGACGGGAGGGCACGCGGAGTAGTCTAGATTCCATTCTTTATAGTTGACCATAGTTGGGTTTTTTTGTACTGCGCGCGCAGTTATCAGTGACGTTCCCGTGCTCTTGCTACGTCAGCCCACTGTTGCTCTCCACCCgccctggggcctgtttctcgaaagtcccgaaaacatttcggatccgaaaagccattcttaaggtaattcctctgaaataaaagtggcaatagattttcgttcaaactttgtccactgaatatttatcatatgagaacttcaattttgaaataaaaaagggggGTCCCCATGCTCATTAACGAGCACCGAGGCATTGAAAATGCCCTATTTTAGCATTATTTAGTGTTTATCAGAAGAACGTATTCCCAGTGataaatgtaaatttttgtgaCCGAGACTTATGAGAACACGCATCAAACTACAGTCAGTACGTTGTGTCGGAcccaaataaacattttaagtttgatttagACGGAAAGCTGAATCcttgattgaaatttgaaccaaatttcCTGACATGGTTACCAAACGGCTAATAGAAAAGACCACAGTTTATCTGCTATTTTcgttatttattcaattttcagcaATAGAAATCAGATGAGTCTTTTCTCACACAAAGCTTACGATAAGTTGATTACaatgactggaaaaaaagGTGGGGTGCCCGTGCTCGTTGGTGAGCTAGagccatttttcaactgacagaGCTCAATATCAAGGcaaatccgccatgtttttagTGTGCGCGAGCACGAGCGCGCGCTAAATGACAACATAAATTATGCGCAGAAAGGATGCGCAATGCAATTgtgaggaattaccttaaaactccgacccgcttattgtgtaaagctggtcttttcatatgttctAAAAGGATGGAAAAGTAAATTATTGTGAAGTTTCGTGCCTCTAGACGCCTCCGTTTTGacgatacaaagagaattatttcACCTGAATTGCACCCGATAAGTTTCGGAACTTCCAAGAAACGGGTCTCTTGCTTGGACTGGAGCCTCTAAGTGACTGAATATTTATACTTGTAACGAGTGTGGACCTACCAAGTTTCATTCCACAAAGGTATGGTTCTCATATTCATGTACatagctctttttttttttttttttgcaaattgtGACTTGTTTGACTTGTTCGAGTGAATAAATGCAAAGCTTTTAAAAACGTCTTGTTAAATTTCTCATATAGTAGGATTGACCAATTAACTTAAGTCGTTTAGACAGTACACGCTTTATGGTTGGTTAAATGtactttttaaaatgtttcagATGATGCGCGCGCTGTGACTGGTAAGTGCACTTGTACAGTTATGCTCATTTCATTTTACGTGTCTGTTTATTAGTTGATATTTTACATAgtctagcactcggcaaagttcTTTGATCAGGGGGTGTTGGCTCAAAATTACTCCCACGGAATTTTGGCTCAGAGAGACGACCATAGGTCATTTCCGAATTACTTTTGGCCTCTTTAataaagcgagtcctggtgcttaTCTTTTgatatgaaaatttgttttcatttgcatgttaGTGCTTATCTTTtatgtgaaaatttgttttcatttgcatatgaatgaaaaccaggactcgctttgaaaattaGGCCACAGATAATTCGGAAGTGCCCTATTTATCAGCCCTTGTGTAAATGTGGTCAACACTAATttcgtggaaaaaaaaaaaaaaagaaaaaaaggttttgcaAAGGTTTAATCTGCACAATTGCATGTTGTTCAGGGTAACttaattaagacggattccgttcaaatttcgagcaatacttacaaaaagttatttactaaaaatccaCGCACAGCACAGGAGCTttttgaatgctatttaaaacatctaattgtgcttcagttctctaagtgaccccgcgatgaaatccccaagcattctcgagaaatttaatgtcaaatttcgtaagaatgctaagaGCGAGTCTTATTGTGTTCTCAACTAACGTGAAACGTccattttaactgaaatatggataacttcaagttcaattttctctcgcggggtcagcttgagagcttaaatctcgataggatcttcttacctttattcaaaatattatcatGCTAAAagggttttttggtaacttaatttttgccattattgctcgaatgttgtgcggggATCATCTTAATAGTCAACTGAAAAGAGAGGCATGCAAATGATTTTACCATAAAACTGAACAGAATTTAACAAATCGGGGGTGAACAAAATTTCTCCTACATATTGTGGGCTTCCTTGCAATTCTGTAAAGTATACTCCCGTGAGAAACAAggttttttccaattttaagcaaatcaCGATTACACTGTTTTCAGAATTCCTCCCCCTCTTTCTCTGATTACGCTATTCTATTCTTAAACACACAAGCTATTATGAAAAAGCAAttatctgattggctaagcGCCAATATTGCTCGAATAACGTGACACATGTGTCTCTAGTCTTCAAAACAATATCAAaaactatcaaaacaataacactGAAAGACTTAAATCAGTAAACATCTGTTGAAGGAATGCAACACCTAAGAACTTGTCGATTTTCTGTTTGTCTCGtacacaaaattgaaaaaaggcTGTAAAAAGTAAAGGCAAGAGATTAATCACCACATCCTAGTAGCTCTATGGGAAAAACGAGAAATGTAGTGAAGACAGAAactgagaaaacaagaaaaaaaaagaaggcgCCAACAACATGCGTCACACCGCAAAATTGAACACCAAAGCTTCACTGAGTTATTGACGGTCAATATCGGGCTGATCAATGACAATCATTAGCGGCATCATCGGTCAACATCGTCGTCGTAAAGCCATACTTTGAGATAATGTTGTACCGACAACCATGTTCCATCTATCACAAAGTAAATAGTTTTAactatttttatcttaaaacatgtttaaaCCCTATCAACATGGAAACCATCAATTAATTACAAAATTGACTTACTCCCCTAATCGTCAGGTATAAATAACTTACTGGGTTCAACTCTCGGACTGTAGTGAGTTGAGTGGATACTCAAAGACACGTGTCTCCGACGGAGTCGATCCACCGACTTTTTTTGACCTTCTTCGTAGGAAGACCTTATTGCCTATACTTTTCTAAGTCTCTATCCGTCCGACTTCAGGTGTGTCGGGTCGTTGCTAAAAATAACCAATTGCGTCCAATTAAACTCGATTGACTAAATTGTTCAGCTCTCTGTGAATATCTTACTACAGTTTTCCTCGCCATCAGTCGTCCGTTGAGGTGGGTGGCCAGATACCCTACACAATCCGACTTATCAGGTGTATTGGACAGCCGTGGAATTATTTCGCGTTGAAACTTTAGGTGATTTGTAATTATATctcattttgaattctcaatTCTCAATTTGGAATAGAAAAGTGGAGTTccagaaacaagcaaaacaaaacgaaagtTGTTCGACTGTCTAAGTCGGTTCTTaatgaatgagaaaaagaaaaaaacaagataaaaattataaaaaaaaaaaaaaaaaaaagaaaacaaaaaggaaagaagaagaaaataaagaaaaagaggtGCTTTTGGTCTTGAGTAGGTACTTAAGATTTTGGACACAGTTTGTATATGTTATTCACCAGCTGGGAGGTACATACTGGGAAAGGCATGTACAGAGGGCACAATTTGTGCCGAGCAAGGCTTAACATTCTTATTATATATTTGCTCGGAACAAAGCAAGCGATCAATATCGAGCGAGTAAACAGAGCAGAAAAGAAGAACTGAATTAAGAAACAAACTTAAAGATAGAGACTTCACTTAAACATTCTAATTCGTGGTGACTGAATGGTAAGGGTTTAAATTATTAAGTATTAAAATAACGCTCGCTCTGATTGGCGAGAGGCGTGTTtccatgagagtatgtaaacatggttgtgtgaagttgtaaacacgccaccaccagattttcaaaatgtaagttttgattggtcagtcaataaatatcattgtcaaatcaatgttgtaggaagatacgttttgatcagtaaaatgtttttttaaaaatcttttCCGGCGTTTTACTTTTTGGAGGAtgttattttacaaaagcaatagaaaacgtttttcctctgtttgcatagcctgatataaacactcgaggggttgggagaattctagACAGTTATGCacaccctcgacttcgtctcgggtttgcataactgtctcgaattctcccaacccctctcgtattcatatcaggctatgcagacacggaaaacgttttctattgcttaaatacaATTTTTGACTGAATTACAAATTTGTAACTActgcttttctttgttgaaTATGTAaatgtttgatatttttacACCTGCAACATTGCCGTTTTTTAGAACTCCCCGCACATTTAGGGGCAAACATTGGGCGCATAACTGTGCCTGTGAGAAAATGGCCATCAAAAATTCTGCGCGTCTGTTCTTAATCTGGTCTTTCTTGCTTGAAATTGCCTTCCTAGATGataagttttccttttctccAAGTTCTTTCTTGAGTCTCTGTTTTCCTCTTCGCAGTCCCTCATTTGCTCTTTAACAAGGGCTTTCTGTTTTGActgagttttttttatttcccccACTTGGTTATATCAGAGAAATGCCCTTCACAAACAAGGATACGTAAACTCAGAAAATAACAATGCAATTTTAGGTCGGACTGTGTATTCCTTTTTCTGTCAACGTTTTAGTTTGCTATGAATCAAACACTTGATGTTTGTGCTTGATTTAGTTAGTGATAAAGTTTTCGTACCAAAGCTCTGCGGGTTAAAGAAATTGCAGAGTGCCTGTGTTTTCTATCTTATTTGCTTATCTGACTAATTCAGTCACAATCTCAGGAAATGATTACATACTACATTTTTAAGATGGGCCAAGAAATCATTGGCGGCGTGCCCTAAAGTACAACTCAATAAGGAACAACTGAATACACGTACAGATGAAGTCATTCGACATCAAACTTTTAAAACCAACGAATTACCAAATTGTCAATTTGCTGCTCATTGTGTTGCCAattttttcttatatttttcgaaaaacaaaatgccgaaagaagagaaatttaaatgaaatgagGCCAGCAGGTATCAAGTGTTAGAGCTAGGAGAGGTCGATAATGTAACCACGCAAAACCAATCACGAGGGCGAGCTCCAGGTTTTCTAATTATTGGGGctgaaactattttttttctttgaacatTCATCACAGATGTAAGAAGGATAGAACACAAGCTACCTAACCACGTtgttactttatttttttgcttaagttcgacaaagaaaacaaacaagtcaGCAATTATACTTGTTGTTTAGGAGGAGGTTTCGCCGGTGCGCTGGAGAGTTCTAAAAGCCCTAGACTCTTGCAAATTGCAAAATGTCACAGAGGAGCGTAGCTAGTACAAGTTCCTAGTTCGATTTCGAATAAACAAAAGGTACAATAATGACTGTGACAGGTATATTttctaaacaaaaacatacccaaattaaaaatttacagGTGATGCCGCGAACGCCAGCAGTCTGTCTTGATCAACTTAATGAACGAAGGTTTAGGGCACGAAGCACAGACGTTACTCATTCAATAGCACTTGAATGCAAGCCTATTAAAGCGTAATCAGTAAATTCCAGTAGCTCCagtaaatttaaatttcatttatttgctgATGGTAccagtcttttgtttttttttttttctttgatcaaTGCTTAACTTAACCCCCTTAATTTGCAATACGATAGTATAGCTTCGATTGTTCCGTAAGAGCTTGCTAAAGTTGCATGATTTCTCCATGTTTCCCGAGAATTCAAAGCAAACTTTTTGCCTTctctttaattttcaattttaaaaattcttcgTAAGTTTTgggaaaatttaaaaacggTGCAACTTATAAATgtgatttttgaaaatagttcaCCACAGCATTATTTTGGGTTAGAAAAAggtgaaatataaaattagagattctcgatatttctggttagtgtttatttttcactttgaagTAATCGTTTTTAGTCAGTGCTTACACATTGTAAATTTTTccctgagaaagaaaaaaaagaaaaagttcgtTTGCAAATGGAAACTAGTTACTCCAGGAAGTCAGATGAACTTGGTCGGGCTTAACAAAATATGAGATGTAGATCCAAAAACGCATTGATATGTTTTAACAGACCAAAATTAAATGAACGATAAATAAGCGCTGGAAAGTACACTTAGGATGTTAAAACTATTGACATGAAGTTTACTCTCTGGTACTTTCGCGTGAACACCTACGAGAtgtagagaaaaaaacaacacagttgCGCCAAAACCAGGTgggcgccattttaatcttcctaatcactctCATAATAACATGACAATTTGTGGTCTATCCTTACTCAATGGGAACATgaaaagccgcaaaaatcttgaccaaaaattcatctttcaactggATACAATCTATCcgcacggaatcaatgaacgcctctcattccattaatttattcacaaaattATGTCACCATATTCCTCCAAAATTCCTCCACACCCTGAAACAAACCAAACATTATAAAAGTCTAGAACAAATTAAAGTAGTTAGTTAGAAACATCCGCTGGTGAAATTGTCATCGTATCCTACAAATTGCTGCGTGGGTTAAACTTTTGCAGATTATCTCGCAACGTATAAAGATAGCTATTAACGATTAACGTGTCACAGGAACCAACTTTAAAGTGGCAAGAAAGCTAGATGGGGTTTAATATGAAAACTTGTTTGAACGATCGAAAGTGTTTATAACCTATTTACACATGGTTCAGCTTGAAATGGCAAAATTCCAACAGATCT
This window harbors:
- the LOC141860173 gene encoding dnaJ homolog subfamily C member 27-like, with the translated sequence MDKFHRNKPAIRIKVISMGNAETGKSCIIKRYCEKRFVSKYMTTIGIDYGVTKVSINDKEVKVNIFDMAGHPVFYEVRNEFYKDTQGAMLVYDVGNRESFEALDSWLEEISKDIGSASDLQGVVFAVCANKVDCRKRIVEEAEGHRWANSHGFSYFETSAQTGEGINDMFQTLFKSVLTAIENGGKPARINASTSVGYSKEQAEVIQRLKTAKDNYERLGLPSGATKDDINRAYRKLAVLIHPDKSLAPGSEDAFKALVNARAALLQSHR